The sequence below is a genomic window from Thiomonas intermedia.
ACCGCCATGAATGAACTGGGCTTGCCCGAATTCGTCGGGCGCGCGCTGCTGGGCGGCGTGGGCGTGGCGCTGCTGGCGGGCCCGCTGGGTTGCTTCGTGGTCTGGCGCCGCATGGCGTATTTCGGAGAGACGCTGGCGCACTCGGCCTTCCTGGGCGTGGGGTTGGGGTTGTTGCTTCATCTCGATCCCCTCCTGGGTGTGCTCGCCGTAGGCGTGGTGGTGGCCCTGATCCTGGCGCGGCGGCAGCCCGCAGAAGGCCTGGCCGAAGACACGCTGCTGGGCTTGCTGGCGCACACCAGCCTGGCCTTGGGACTGGTGGTGCTGGCTTTCATGGAAGACGTCCGGGTCGATCTGTTTGCCTATCTCTTCGGCGACATCCTGGCCCTCAGGCCGGCGGATCTGGGGTGGATTGCCCTGCTCGATGTTGCCGGGCTGTTCGTGCTGGCCCTGCTGTGGCGGGGTTTGCTGGCGATGACCGTGCATGAGGAACTGGCCGCCATCGAGGGAAGGCGCGTGCGGGGCCTGCAGCTTGCCTTCATGCTGCTGCTGGCGGTGTTTGTCGCCTTGGCGATGAAGCTGGTGGGCATTCTCCTTACGGTGGCGATGCTCATCATCCCTGCGGCGGCGGCCCGCAGGCTGGCGCGCACGCCGCTGCAGATGGCCTTTGGAGCCACCGTGATCGGTGCTCTCGCCGTGCTGCTGGGTTTGCTCGCCTCGATGCATTCCGATCTGCCCACAGGCCCGGCCATCGTGGTTGCCGCAGCCTTGCTTTTCCTGATGGCGCGGGCGCTGCCCCAGCGCGGTTGAGCGCATCCATTTCCGCAAGCCGGGCAGGGATGTGCACAGTCCGGGATAATCTGAGAACTTTTCTCAACTATGCCCCGGGCGGGCGGTGCCGAATTGCTGTGGCGCAGCCCCACCCGTCATCCCATGAACAAACCCTACGAAGCCATTCCGGATATTCAGAGCACTGTGGACGAGCGCCATATCGCGATCCAGCGGGTCGGGGTCAAGGGCTTGCGCTACCCGGTCAACGTACGGCTGCGCGATGGCAGCATTCATCCGAGTATTGCCCAGGTGACGGCCGACGTCGCGCTGCCCGCCGAGAAGAAGGGCACGCATATGTCGCGCTTCGTCGAACTGCTCGAAGCCATGCCCGCAGCGATGGATGCCCAGGCGTTTGCCGAGATCACGCGGCAGATGCTGCCCAAGCTGGGTGCCGCGGCGGGACGGCTGGAATTCGCCTTCACGCTGTTTCTGCGCAAGACCGCGCCGGTCTCGGGCGTGCAAAGCCTGCTCGACTACGAGGCGGGCTGGATCGCGCAAGCGCGCGGCGATGAGGTCAAGCTCACGGCCAAGGTCATGGTGCCGGTGAAATCGCTATGCCCGTGCTCGAAGGAAATCTCGGATTACGGCGCGCACAACCAGCGTTCGCACATCACCATCACGGCCGAGCTGCTGCAGCCGGTGGCGCTGGAAGAACTCATCCGCATTGCGGAGGAAGAGGCGTCGTGCGAGATCTGGGGGCTGCTCAAGCGCCCGGACGAGAAGTACGTCACCGAGCACGCCTACGAAAATCCCAAATTCGTCGAAGATCTGGTGCGTGACGTCGCCGCCCGTCTCAACGCCGATCCGCGGATCGGCCACTACGTGGCCGAGGCGGAGAACTTCGAATCCATCCACAACCACTCGGCCTACGCCTTGATCGAGCGGGTTTGAGACGAGGTTCAAGCCCGGACGTCGCCTGCCCGTGCGGGCGGCCCGGTGTTTGCTCGATTGCGCCTGGTTTCAGTCGGCTTCGCGCAGCGCCTTGAGGCGGTAGAGCACGTCGAGGGCCTGGCGCGGGGTCAGGGCGTCGGGCTCAGTGGTGTCGAGCGCTTCCATCAGCGCCGGGTGCGAGCGCTCCTGCGGGGCCTCGGCCGCCACGGCTTCGGGCGGTGCGGCGAACAGATCGAGCTGGGCTTCCTGCTGCTGTTGCCTGCGCTCCAGCGCGTCCAGCCGGCGGCGCGCATCGCGAATGACGGCGGATGGCACGCCCGCGAGCTGGGCGACTTGCACGCCGTAGCTGCGGCTGGCTGGCCCCTCGCGCACCTCGTGCAGAAACACGATGCCCTGTGGCGTCTCCGTCGCGCCCACATGGACATTGGCCGCCTGCGGATGGCGCAGGGGCAGTTCCGTCAGCTCGAAATAGTGGGTGGCGAACAGGGTGAGGCTGCGATTGCGGTCGTGCAACTGCGCGGCGATGGCAGCGGCCAGCGCCAGACCGTCGAAGGTGGAGGTGCCGCGCCCCACCTCGTCCATCAACACCAGGCTTTGGGGCGTGGCCTGCCGCAGAATCGCCGCGGTTTCCGCCATTTCGACCATGAAGGTCGATTGCCCCCCGGCCAGATCGTCGGAGGCGCCGATGCGGGTGAAGATCGCGTCCAGCGGACCGATGCGGGCGCTGCGGGCCGGTACATAGCTGCCTAGGTAGGCGAGCAGGGCGATCAGCGCGGTCTGCCGCATATAGGTGGATTTGCCGCCCATGTTCGGCCCGGTGAGAATGAGCAGGCGGCGCTGTTCGTCGAGCTGGCAGTCGTTGGGAATGAAGCGGTCGACGCGGCTCTCGATGACCGGGTGGCGGCCGCCGACGATGTCCAGGCCTGGCGCCTCCGTGAACTCGGGGCAGACCCAGCCGAAGGTGCTCGCGCGTTCGGCCAGGGCCGCCAGCGTGTCGAGCAGGGCGATGGCCTGGGCGCTGCGGCGGATGGGCGCCAGTTCGGCCTGCAGGGCCTCGATGACGCCTTCGAACAGAACTTTCTCGCGGCCCAGCGCGCGATCCTGCGCCGAAAGCGCCTTGTCCTCGAAGGCCTTGAGCTCGGGGGTGATGTAGCGTTCGGCGCCTTTGAGCGTCTGCCGCCGGCGGTAGTCGTCGGGCACCTTGTCGGTCTGGCCGTGGGTGACTTCGATGAAAAACCCGTGAACCTTGTTGTATTGCACCCGCAGATTGGCGATGCCGGTGCGTGCGCGCTCGCGCTGCTCCAGTTCCATGAGAAAGCTGCCGCAGTCGGTGTCGATGGCGCGCAGCTCGTCGAGTTCGGCATCGAAACCCGCGGCGATCACGCCCCCGTCGCGCAGGTTCAGAGCGGGTTCGGCCGCGATGGCTCGCTGCAGCAATGCCGCGGGTTCGGGCGGCAGATCGAGCTGCGCATCGACGGTCTGCAGCAAGGCGCAGCGCTCGAACGCGGCCGCCTGGCGGCGCAGCGCAGGCAGGCGCAGCAGGCCATCGCGCAAGGCGGACAGCTCGCGCGGCTTGGCTTGCTTGAGGGCGATGCGCGCGGCGATGCGCTCCAGATCGGCCATGCCGCGCAGGCTGCCGCGCAACCCGGCCAGGCCGCCGTCCATCAGGCCCTGAAGCGCGGCATGCCGGGCGCGGGCGACGTCCGCGTCGCACGGTGGGGCCTGCAGCCAGTCGCGCAGCAACCGGCTGCCCGCGGCGGTCTGGCAGGTGTCCAGATGCGAAAACAGCGTCGGGCTGTCATCGCCACGCAGGGGCTGGAGGATTTCGAGGTTGCGGCGGGCCACGGCATCGAGACGCAGGCTGTGTTCGGCGCGCTCGACGCGCAGATCGGCCAGCAGAGGCAGGGTGCCGCCCTGCGTCTGCTCGGCATAGGTCAGCAGCGCGGCGGCGGCGGCCTGCGCGCTGCCCAGATCCTGGGCGCCGAAGCCGTCGAGATGCGCCACCTGCAACTGGGCGCAGAGCTTGCGCAGCCCCAGCGCCGCATCGAAATGCCAGTCCGGCCGTTCGGTCGTGCAGGGCCAGGCCACCTCCTGGGGCAGGGACTGGTTCTGCGGCCAGAGGACCTCGGCCGGGCCGATGCGGGCCAGCCAGTCGGGCAGAGCCGCCATGTCGCACTGAGCCAGGGTGACGCCGCCGCCGGTGAGGGCCATCCACGCCAGCCCGCAGACCCCGCGGGCCGACTTCGGCGGCGCGATGGCCAGCAGGATGGCGTCGCGCTTGTCGTCGAGCAAAGCCTGTTCGGTGAGCGTGCCTGGCGTGACGACGCGCACCACCCGGCGCTCCACCAAACCCTTGGCCTGCGCCGGGTCGCCGATCTGCTCGCAGATCGCCGCCGATTCGCCGA
It includes:
- a CDS encoding metal ABC transporter permease codes for the protein MNELGLPEFVGRALLGGVGVALLAGPLGCFVVWRRMAYFGETLAHSAFLGVGLGLLLHLDPLLGVLAVGVVVALILARRQPAEGLAEDTLLGLLAHTSLALGLVVLAFMEDVRVDLFAYLFGDILALRPADLGWIALLDVAGLFVLALLWRGLLAMTVHEELAAIEGRRVRGLQLAFMLLLAVFVALAMKLVGILLTVAMLIIPAAAARRLARTPLQMAFGATVIGALAVLLGLLASMHSDLPTGPAIVVAAALLFLMARALPQRG
- the folE2 gene encoding GTP cyclohydrolase FolE2; translation: MNKPYEAIPDIQSTVDERHIAIQRVGVKGLRYPVNVRLRDGSIHPSIAQVTADVALPAEKKGTHMSRFVELLEAMPAAMDAQAFAEITRQMLPKLGAAAGRLEFAFTLFLRKTAPVSGVQSLLDYEAGWIAQARGDEVKLTAKVMVPVKSLCPCSKEISDYGAHNQRSHITITAELLQPVALEELIRIAEEEASCEIWGLLKRPDEKYVTEHAYENPKFVEDLVRDVAARLNADPRIGHYVAEAENFESIHNHSAYALIERV
- the mutS gene encoding DNA mismatch repair protein MutS, with product MQQYLRMKADHPGTLLLCRMGDFYELFYDDAEKAARLLDITLTRRGQSAGEPVIMAGVPAQALDSYLAKLVRLGESAAICEQIGDPAQAKGLVERRVVRVVTPGTLTEQALLDDKRDAILLAIAPPKSARGVCGLAWMALTGGGVTLAQCDMAALPDWLARIGPAEVLWPQNQSLPQEVAWPCTTERPDWHFDAALGLRKLCAQLQVAHLDGFGAQDLGSAQAAAAALLTYAEQTQGGTLPLLADLRVERAEHSLRLDAVARRNLEILQPLRGDDSPTLFSHLDTCQTAAGSRLLRDWLQAPPCDADVARARHAALQGLMDGGLAGLRGSLRGMADLERIAARIALKQAKPRELSALRDGLLRLPALRRQAAAFERCALLQTVDAQLDLPPEPAALLQRAIAAEPALNLRDGGVIAAGFDAELDELRAIDTDCGSFLMELEQRERARTGIANLRVQYNKVHGFFIEVTHGQTDKVPDDYRRRQTLKGAERYITPELKAFEDKALSAQDRALGREKVLFEGVIEALQAELAPIRRSAQAIALLDTLAALAERASTFGWVCPEFTEAPGLDIVGGRHPVIESRVDRFIPNDCQLDEQRRLLILTGPNMGGKSTYMRQTALIALLAYLGSYVPARSARIGPLDAIFTRIGASDDLAGGQSTFMVEMAETAAILRQATPQSLVLMDEVGRGTSTFDGLALAAAIAAQLHDRNRSLTLFATHYFELTELPLRHPQAANVHVGATETPQGIVFLHEVREGPASRSYGVQVAQLAGVPSAVIRDARRRLDALERRQQQQEAQLDLFAAPPEAVAAEAPQERSHPALMEALDTTEPDALTPRQALDVLYRLKALREAD